The following are encoded in a window of Candidatus Methanoperedens sp. genomic DNA:
- a CDS encoding roadblock/LC7 domain-containing protein has product MMETIAKSLEKVLSDLEGVGGIELAAVISKQGLLMVSKEKNNGLNSEAFAALTATLYISAESTTMRLSSQKPKSISVETEDKHLITFTAGPDALIVVLVGKEGYIGLILNELKKAAEKVTKIL; this is encoded by the coding sequence ATGATGGAAACAATTGCAAAATCCCTTGAAAAAGTCCTCTCTGACCTGGAGGGGGTGGGTGGTATCGAACTCGCGGCGGTAATTTCAAAGCAGGGTTTGCTTATGGTTTCGAAAGAAAAAAATAATGGGCTCAATAGTGAAGCATTTGCGGCCCTGACAGCAACCCTTTACATATCGGCAGAATCCACGACTATGCGTTTGAGCAGCCAGAAACCAAAATCCATCAGCGTCGAGACGGAGGATAAACATCTTATAACATTTACTGCAGGCCCGGATGCATTGATCGTGGTCCTTGTTGGGAAGGAAGGATACATCGGCCTGATCCTTAACGAGTTAAAAAAAGCCGCTGAGAAAGTCACGAAGATCCTTTGA
- a CDS encoding ABC transporter permease — protein sequence MALIGFSVIKKDLKVYVRHKKTLLLIFIAPILIMILIGSVFSGSSGEGLKDVKLGVGGGSDQGKQIIEELNTSKMFVIVKENTSDPAVIENGVKEGKYSAGIFIPENQTQVIRLYLDNSKVQIAPVISTVFLTTTEKMSYELTLGFISKLWENLAQMESELDPLKDGVTRINGSIADMNRDTQKVLISMNNINATGLNESIVLMKNTIDQMGLDLNRTGSDINVTRTEIIELDKNVSSIYDDSAALRDDLKFVVDNIDSTDASLFAIQTNLQGTYNLTCGGPSAPQCVSLAGTIRQVQDTRALLLERTDRIRSLYNGLVNVAQKGAELHQKLNETDTRLQNMQGSITNYTAEISGISGNITNIESAVITLGNVKDSSANLSLQMGNLTSEISNGTSNLSSDIAWTKSVLSEVIKKSPAAIAAPIKLERESVFSDRSYLDFLMPAIISIVLMFVSFLLASITIVQEKSKKTLIRTLLTPLSLEEFILAKTSALIFIALLQGIIMIVVAYVLYGIAIPVNQLGLLFLVILIYSACFIGIGMAVATFAESENTAMLSSLVLSIPMLFLCGVFFPFETMPQLMAALGGALPITLGIKALESVLIYQKGFDVLAGYLVPLIAYGLAGLGLAYLLLRKEVRD from the coding sequence ATGGCATTGATCGGCTTTTCTGTTATAAAGAAGGATTTGAAGGTTTATGTACGCCATAAAAAAACGTTGCTGCTGATTTTTATTGCACCAATCCTTATCATGATATTGATCGGGTCTGTGTTCTCAGGTTCATCAGGTGAAGGTCTTAAGGATGTAAAGCTGGGTGTGGGGGGTGGATCAGACCAGGGAAAGCAAATCATTGAAGAATTGAATACCAGCAAGATGTTCGTGATCGTCAAAGAGAACACGAGCGATCCTGCTGTTATTGAAAATGGTGTAAAAGAGGGAAAATACAGTGCAGGGATTTTCATTCCTGAGAATCAGACCCAGGTGATTCGATTATACCTGGATAATTCAAAAGTGCAGATTGCGCCGGTTATTTCTACTGTTTTCCTCACCACCACCGAAAAAATGTCCTACGAACTCACCCTTGGTTTCATCAGCAAGCTGTGGGAAAACCTGGCTCAGATGGAATCCGAACTGGATCCGCTGAAGGATGGGGTCACCCGTATCAATGGAAGTATCGCGGACATGAATCGGGATACCCAGAAAGTACTGATCTCAATGAACAACATAAACGCCACCGGCCTGAATGAGTCGATCGTCTTGATGAAAAACACCATTGACCAGATGGGTCTCGACCTTAACAGGACCGGCTCTGATATCAATGTAACGCGCACAGAGATAATCGAACTGGATAAGAACGTGAGTTCGATATACGACGATTCGGCTGCACTGAGAGATGACCTGAAATTCGTGGTCGATAATATCGATTCCACGGATGCCTCATTGTTTGCCATCCAGACAAATTTGCAAGGGACTTATAATCTGACTTGTGGTGGTCCATCAGCGCCGCAGTGCGTTTCACTTGCCGGCACCATCAGGCAGGTACAGGATACAAGAGCCCTACTGCTTGAAAGGACTGACCGTATCAGGTCTCTTTACAACGGTCTTGTGAATGTAGCCCAGAAAGGTGCGGAATTGCACCAAAAATTGAACGAGACTGACACGCGGCTTCAAAATATGCAGGGGTCTATAACCAATTACACGGCTGAGATCTCAGGTATATCTGGAAATATCACAAATATCGAATCTGCGGTCATCACCCTGGGAAATGTGAAGGACAGTTCAGCCAACCTCTCCCTCCAGATGGGAAACCTGACCTCTGAAATATCCAACGGAACATCCAATCTATCATCGGATATTGCCTGGACGAAAAGCGTTTTAAGCGAAGTGATCAAGAAGTCACCCGCTGCTATTGCCGCCCCAATTAAATTGGAAAGGGAGTCGGTTTTCAGCGACAGGTCATATCTTGACTTCCTGATGCCCGCAATTATTTCAATTGTGCTGATGTTCGTTTCATTCCTTCTTGCATCCATAACAATCGTCCAGGAGAAGTCGAAGAAGACCCTGATCAGGACGCTTTTGACACCCCTATCTTTAGAAGAATTTATCCTCGCAAAGACATCTGCGCTCATCTTTATCGCCCTGCTGCAGGGAATTATCATGATCGTCGTGGCCTACGTGCTTTATGGAATAGCGATACCGGTCAACCAGCTCGGTCTCCTTTTCCTGGTGATACTCATATATTCGGCCTGCTTCATAGGGATCGGCATGGCAGTTGCAACGTTTGCGGAATCGGAGAATACGGCCATGCTCTCATCCCTGGTGCTGAGCATACCCATGCTTTTCCTCTGCGGCGTTTTCTTCCCGTTCGAGACCATGCCCCAGCTGATGGCTGCTCTTGGCGGCGCTCTTCCGATCACATTGGGCATCAAGGCGCTGGAATCTGTCCTGATTTACCAGAAAGGGTTCGATGTACTCGCTGGATATCTTGTGCCACTCATTGCATACGGTTTAGCTGGATTGGGGTTGGCGTACCTGCTATTGAGAAAAGAGGTCAGGGATTGA
- a CDS encoding ABC transporter ATP-binding protein — protein MVPNPVVRISHVSLVRNNKTVLQDISFCINRGEHWSILGPNGSGKTSLVSIINGYHQPSEGETWVLGKKFGSTDLRELRRNIGECSSEIRDMVHDWESVNDIVLSGRFGSIGLYESPSMADLERSSFLMEFFGLSGDRQFRTLSFGEQQKTLIARAMMPEPDLLVLDEPCAGLDPRAREELLDAVQEMCLMPGGPTLIYVTYHIEEIMPAITHTMALRDGSIVACGPKKEVLTGEVLSRTFDLSICLNENGGRLWPVILKGRVAAKNRSQRSFSTLSQNLK, from the coding sequence ATGGTCCCCAATCCCGTTGTCCGCATCAGTCACGTCTCTTTGGTACGGAACAATAAAACCGTCCTGCAGGATATCTCCTTCTGCATTAATCGAGGCGAGCACTGGTCGATATTGGGACCAAACGGCTCGGGAAAGACAAGCCTTGTAAGTATAATCAACGGCTATCACCAGCCCTCCGAAGGAGAAACATGGGTTCTGGGAAAAAAATTCGGATCTACCGACCTTCGGGAACTGCGCAGAAATATCGGAGAATGCAGTTCCGAGATACGGGATATGGTACATGATTGGGAATCTGTCAATGATATCGTGCTATCAGGCAGGTTCGGCAGTATAGGTCTTTATGAATCCCCATCCATGGCAGACCTTGAACGCTCTTCCTTTCTGATGGAATTTTTTGGATTGTCGGGGGACAGGCAGTTCAGAACGCTTTCGTTCGGAGAACAGCAGAAGACCCTGATCGCCAGGGCAATGATGCCTGAACCTGATTTACTGGTGCTGGACGAGCCATGCGCAGGGCTTGACCCCAGGGCAAGGGAAGAACTTCTGGATGCGGTGCAGGAAATGTGTCTCATGCCAGGTGGCCCGACATTGATCTATGTCACTTACCATATTGAAGAGATAATGCCTGCCATAACCCATACAATGGCGCTGCGGGATGGGAGTATTGTTGCATGCGGTCCAAAAAAGGAAGTGCTTACAGGTGAAGTATTGAGCAGGACTTTTGACCTGTCCATCTGCCTCAATGAAAATGGAGGACGCCTATGGCCTGTGATATTGAAAGGCCGGGTCGCGGCTAAAAATAGATCTCAGCGGTCTTTTTCAACATTATCGCAAAATCTTAAATAA
- a CDS encoding NOG1 family protein: MIFEKIPTVPTSEELLDKSFRRAARAKHGKRILDRASKLKAEESMLLTAANILNDNLVNVVRKFPSLDGIPPFYLELADILVGVEEMKMNLASVQWAGTKINELARKYVGMMRDAEDAKVVRKQAFGRISSIVDSIDGNLRFLNNARNKLRKLPAIDEGPAIVIAGYPNVGKSSFVALVSSAHPEIAPYPFTTKGLAVGHFERKRVRYQVIDTPGLLDRPLEERNEIELQAISALKHVGKVMLYIVDPSETCGYTLEKQMHLLEEIKNEFNIPMIVVANKTDISAPAEGVDMSMSTLTGEGVDTVLERLIEMIPEARQDNI, encoded by the coding sequence ATGATATTCGAAAAAATCCCCACAGTCCCCACCTCTGAAGAACTCCTGGACAAGTCCTTCCGCCGCGCCGCGCGCGCCAAGCATGGAAAGCGCATACTTGACCGCGCATCCAAGCTCAAAGCCGAGGAATCCATGCTTCTCACCGCGGCCAACATACTCAATGATAACCTGGTGAATGTTGTCAGGAAATTCCCGAGCCTGGACGGGATACCGCCTTTCTATCTGGAACTTGCAGATATACTCGTGGGCGTGGAAGAGATGAAAATGAATCTCGCCTCGGTGCAGTGGGCGGGGACCAAGATAAATGAGCTGGCACGAAAGTACGTTGGGATGATGCGTGATGCCGAGGATGCGAAGGTGGTGCGAAAGCAGGCGTTCGGGCGCATCTCCTCTATCGTGGACAGCATAGACGGAAACCTGCGATTCCTGAATAATGCAAGGAATAAGCTTCGGAAACTTCCCGCCATAGATGAGGGGCCTGCAATAGTCATTGCCGGTTATCCCAATGTGGGAAAATCCAGTTTTGTTGCGCTTGTGAGCAGCGCGCACCCTGAGATAGCCCCGTATCCCTTCACCACAAAAGGGCTGGCAGTAGGGCACTTTGAACGGAAAAGGGTGCGATACCAGGTAATAGACACCCCGGGGCTTCTTGACCGTCCCCTTGAAGAGAGGAATGAAATAGAACTTCAGGCAATTTCTGCGCTCAAGCATGTTGGAAAAGTCATGCTCTACATAGTCGATCCCTCCGAGACCTGCGGCTATACTCTTGAAAAGCAGATGCATCTTCTGGAGGAGATAAAAAATGAGTTCAATATCCCCATGATAGTCGTAGCGAACAAGACAGATATTTCCGCCCCGGCCGAGGGTGTGGATATGAGTATGTCCACGCTGACAGGAGAAGGAGTGGATACGGTTCTTGAGCGGCTTATAGAAATGATCCCTGAAGCTCGTCAGGATAACATTTGA
- a CDS encoding radical SAM protein, translating to MKKNTIILFNPMPVKHPVAIQNKKTTSLQVPLVNVPLSLLALARMVRNEFEVKIINAAVDKDYRKQILDACDNALCLAVSSMTCYQIRDGINICAAVKERNPDLPVIWGGYHPSTEPVQTLENPNIDIVIRGQGELTFREVVKRLSNNGAIDGIPGASFKDGGRIMNNPDRIFEKLDAFPPVPYDMIEVERHIKGYKFGTRCIDYYTSQGCASGCDFCSEPIFCARHWSGLAHETVVSELEYLAKTYNIDTFMIRDSDFFLNVRRVKELCRLLIEKDLGIRLTSVNGRMEQLSRMDESVWALAREAGIHEIFIGFESGFQDALDAMNKGSRVSQIKNCIDKCIKHDIDIRGSFMVGIPGVEAGKEVKSTLSEIHKIICAYGKHGRLAHMDILLSFYTPYPNTRLYDVSLEKGLKPLTSLEDWGDFDQFDFKAPWFPREYFDIVKDFRANMPWNSGCGFEEWCNFYERMVGRI from the coding sequence ATGAAAAAGAACACTATCATTTTGTTCAATCCGATGCCTGTAAAACATCCTGTTGCAATCCAAAATAAGAAGACCACGTCGCTTCAGGTTCCTCTTGTCAATGTCCCCCTTTCCCTTCTTGCTCTTGCCCGGATGGTCAGGAATGAATTTGAAGTTAAGATCATCAATGCAGCAGTGGATAAAGATTACAGAAAGCAGATCCTGGACGCGTGCGATAATGCGCTCTGTCTTGCAGTGAGCAGCATGACCTGCTACCAGATCAGGGACGGGATTAACATTTGCGCGGCTGTTAAAGAACGCAATCCTGATTTGCCTGTCATCTGGGGCGGGTATCACCCATCCACTGAACCGGTGCAGACGCTTGAAAACCCTAATATTGATATTGTTATCAGGGGCCAGGGAGAACTCACATTCAGGGAGGTCGTGAAGAGACTCAGCAATAATGGTGCAATTGACGGAATTCCCGGGGCTTCGTTTAAAGATGGGGGCAGGATCATGAACAACCCTGACAGGATATTTGAAAAACTCGATGCCTTTCCCCCCGTTCCGTATGATATGATAGAGGTGGAGCGGCACATAAAGGGATATAAGTTCGGGACTCGATGCATTGACTATTATACAAGCCAGGGCTGTGCCTCAGGATGTGATTTCTGCTCTGAGCCAATATTCTGCGCCAGGCACTGGTCAGGACTTGCGCATGAAACCGTGGTTTCAGAGCTTGAATACCTTGCAAAGACATACAACATAGACACATTCATGATAAGGGACAGTGATTTCTTCCTTAATGTCAGGCGTGTGAAAGAATTGTGCAGGCTTCTGATCGAAAAAGACCTGGGCATCCGTCTGACAAGTGTGAATGGCAGGATGGAGCAGCTTTCGCGCATGGATGAGAGCGTCTGGGCGTTAGCGCGCGAAGCCGGCATACATGAAATATTCATTGGATTTGAAAGCGGATTTCAGGATGCATTGGATGCAATGAACAAAGGCTCCAGGGTGAGCCAGATAAAGAATTGCATCGATAAGTGCATAAAGCATGATATTGACATCCGGGGTTCGTTCATGGTGGGGATTCCGGGGGTCGAAGCGGGAAAAGAGGTTAAAAGCACATTGAGCGAGATACATAAGATAATATGCGCATACGGCAAACATGGCAGACTTGCTCATATGGATATTCTTTTATCATTCTATACACCCTACCCGAACACGAGACTATACGATGTCTCGCTTGAGAAAGGTTTGAAACCTCTAACTTCCCTTGAAGATTGGGGTGACTTTGACCAGTTCGATTTCAAAGCACCATGGTTCCCCCGGGAGTATTTTGATATTGTGAAGGATTTCAGGGCAAATATGCCCTGGAACTCTGGATGCGGATTTGAAGAGTGGTGCAATTTCTATGAAAGAATGGTTGGCAGAATCTAA
- a CDS encoding ABC transporter ATP-binding protein, which translates to MEPIIEIRGLSKSYGNFSALNNVSLSIEKGTIFGLLGPNGAGKSTLIKVLSCQSRPTSGRAYISGLDVVNDKKEVLSIIGVVPQEHSFYDELTVNENLEYFGSLYGIPVIEIKKRGHRILEMLQLGDKSASFAGTLSGGMKTRLNIACALVHKPDVLILDEPSVGLDPVSRKALWNTIRSVNSEGTSVLITTHYMEEADLLCDWIMIMNRGKIVVEGTSEELKKMLGARVIQITSAPGDYRSIKSKVELLEAVSSCSIGEKGLKLSLKEDLPLQAIFEIFESMGEKIKDVESSRPSLEDVFIHAAGEEWH; encoded by the coding sequence ATGGAACCGATAATAGAAATTCGCGGATTATCGAAAAGTTATGGCAATTTCAGTGCGTTAAATAACGTTTCCCTGAGCATAGAAAAGGGAACGATTTTCGGTCTTCTCGGCCCGAACGGGGCAGGCAAATCTACATTGATAAAGGTACTGTCATGCCAGTCAAGGCCCACGTCCGGACGGGCATATATCTCCGGTCTGGATGTAGTCAATGATAAGAAAGAAGTGCTTTCAATCATCGGGGTCGTCCCTCAGGAACACAGTTTCTATGATGAGCTCACGGTAAATGAAAATCTCGAGTATTTCGGTTCACTGTACGGCATTCCAGTCATTGAGATCAAAAAAAGAGGCCATAGAATCCTGGAAATGCTGCAACTGGGTGATAAGAGCGCAAGTTTTGCGGGCACGCTGTCAGGTGGAATGAAAACCAGGTTGAATATCGCCTGCGCACTGGTACATAAACCCGATGTGCTCATCCTGGATGAACCCAGCGTAGGACTTGACCCGGTTTCCAGGAAAGCATTGTGGAATACCATCAGATCAGTCAATAGCGAAGGCACTAGCGTTCTTATCACCACGCATTATATGGAAGAAGCCGACCTGCTGTGCGACTGGATAATGATAATGAACAGGGGCAAGATAGTCGTTGAAGGAACATCTGAAGAGCTGAAAAAAATGTTGGGAGCAAGGGTTATCCAGATAACGAGCGCTCCAGGCGACTATCGATCGATCAAAAGCAAAGTGGAGTTGCTGGAAGCGGTATCATCCTGCAGCATTGGCGAGAAAGGATTGAAGCTATCCCTCAAGGAAGATCTGCCGCTTCAGGCGATCTTTGAAATATTCGAATCCATGGGTGAAAAAATAAAGGACGTTGAATCCAGCAGGCCCAGCCTGGAGGACGTGTTCATCCATGCAGCAGGGGAGGAATGGCATTGA
- a CDS encoding Smr/MutS family protein, whose protein sequence is MAWFDVDIFRKCIEVDLHCYSHRTALIAAREKIQEAYEHGFRHIRLIHGSTNIRNNGDGGSIKFALRSMLKKGALEKWVEEKDSKNHRVSDGSIILALRKNPAPMNQEWKEMPLDEY, encoded by the coding sequence ATGGCATGGTTCGATGTGGATATATTCAGGAAATGCATCGAGGTAGACCTGCATTGCTATTCCCATAGAACTGCGCTGATTGCTGCGCGCGAGAAAATACAGGAGGCCTATGAACACGGGTTCAGGCATATCAGGCTGATCCACGGCTCAACGAATATCAGGAATAACGGAGACGGGGGAAGTATAAAATTTGCGCTTCGCTCCATGTTGAAGAAAGGCGCGCTCGAAAAGTGGGTGGAGGAAAAGGATTCCAAGAACCACAGGGTAAGTGACGGGTCAATAATTCTTGCTCTTCGTAAAAACCCTGCACCGATGAATCAGGAATGGAAAGAGATGCCGTTGGATGAATATTAA
- a CDS encoding multiprotein bridging factor aMBF1, with translation MQCEICGDDIKGNPTRVTVEGTVLDVCGKCARYGKPTDKWTPVSRKMLPTEKVIVTRRPRRDVFDKLEDEINPDYAHIIKKARESQGLTIEELASKMMEKSTLLRKIEREELIPEDAVRKKLETTLNIKLTEKISSQDQRGGGFIRGTTLGDVAIIRKKMK, from the coding sequence ATGCAATGTGAAATATGCGGCGATGACATAAAAGGGAATCCAACCAGGGTGACTGTGGAAGGGACTGTCCTGGATGTGTGCGGAAAATGTGCCCGTTACGGGAAACCAACCGACAAATGGACCCCGGTGTCCAGGAAAATGTTACCCACAGAGAAGGTAATTGTAACCCGCAGGCCAAGAAGAGATGTTTTTGATAAACTTGAGGATGAGATCAACCCGGATTATGCCCACATTATCAAGAAAGCCCGGGAATCTCAGGGGTTAACGATCGAAGAGCTTGCCTCGAAGATGATGGAAAAATCCACATTACTAAGAAAAATCGAACGTGAGGAACTCATACCCGAAGATGCAGTAAGGAAAAAACTTGAAACAACACTTAATATAAAATTGACCGAAAAGATATCATCTCAAGACCAGCGCGGTGGCGGGTTCATCCGTGGGACCACGCTTGGCGATGTGGCCATTATACGAAAGAAAATGAAATGA
- a CDS encoding DUF5371 family protein, translating into MMTKIVHVQSVLLYEDTIALKEKTGESSIKEAISKAIYHYLKCQNSDGDKSKNT; encoded by the coding sequence ATGATGACAAAAATAGTTCATGTCCAATCAGTATTACTATATGAAGATACCATTGCATTAAAGGAAAAAACAGGTGAGTCCTCCATTAAAGAGGCTATTTCAAAGGCAATTTACCATTATTTAAAATGCCAAAATTCTGATGGAGATAAAAGCAAAAATACTTAG
- a CDS encoding proteasome-activating nucleotidase, with product MSEAQENRESPIGMASDDFSRYLMDRIKMLEERNNILRDQANKIELEKRFTESQKLKYERELRQLKSELERLKTPPLVVGSVVDVLENNKVIIRSSTGPQFVVGASQLINSSELVPGSRVSLNYQTLAVIGVLPSSRDPYVNAMEVIESPGVSYSDIGGLEEPIRDVRETVEMPLTKPEVFERIGIEPPKGVLLYGPPGTGKTLLAKAVASQTKATFIRIVGSELVQKYIGEGARLVRDLFKMAKEKAPSILFIDELDSIGAKRLDTATSGDREVQRTLMQLLSEMDGFNNRGNVRIIAATNRPDILDPALLRPGRFDRFIAIPMPSKEARTTILKIHSKKMKLSEEVDFEALASLTDGANGSDLKAIAMEAGMLAVREERYSVGMDDFQNAIKKLTIQTTKTNLHSEGMFA from the coding sequence ATGTCTGAAGCTCAGGAAAACCGGGAAAGCCCGATCGGTATGGCAAGCGACGATTTTTCTCGCTATTTGATGGACAGGATAAAAATGCTTGAGGAAAGGAACAATATCCTGAGGGACCAGGCCAATAAGATAGAATTGGAAAAGCGTTTTACTGAGAGCCAGAAGCTCAAGTATGAGAGAGAGTTAAGGCAGTTAAAAAGCGAGCTTGAAAGGCTCAAAACACCTCCGCTGGTCGTGGGCAGTGTGGTGGATGTTCTTGAAAACAATAAGGTCATTATCAGGAGCAGCACCGGCCCGCAGTTCGTGGTGGGAGCATCACAGCTGATAAACAGCTCCGAACTCGTACCGGGGTCGCGGGTTTCTTTGAATTACCAGACTCTTGCAGTCATCGGGGTCCTTCCTTCTTCACGCGATCCGTATGTGAACGCCATGGAAGTCATAGAGTCCCCGGGTGTGTCATATTCAGATATAGGGGGTCTTGAGGAACCGATCCGCGATGTGAGAGAGACGGTAGAAATGCCCCTTACAAAACCAGAGGTGTTCGAACGTATCGGGATCGAGCCTCCAAAAGGCGTACTGTTATATGGCCCTCCGGGAACGGGGAAAACACTTCTTGCAAAAGCCGTGGCAAGCCAGACCAAGGCCACGTTCATCAGGATCGTGGGCTCGGAGCTTGTACAGAAATACATAGGTGAAGGGGCAAGGCTGGTGCGGGATCTTTTCAAAATGGCAAAAGAGAAAGCTCCGAGCATTCTATTCATAGACGAGCTTGATTCCATAGGGGCAAAACGCCTTGACACGGCAACCTCCGGAGACAGGGAAGTCCAGCGCACACTGATGCAGCTCCTTTCGGAAATGGATGGTTTTAACAATCGGGGGAATGTCAGGATAATAGCGGCAACCAACAGGCCTGATATACTTGACCCTGCGCTTCTTCGCCCCGGAAGATTCGATCGGTTCATTGCAATCCCGATGCCAAGTAAGGAAGCACGCACAACAATCCTGAAAATCCATTCAAAGAAAATGAAGCTTTCAGAAGAGGTTGATTTTGAAGCACTCGCCTCTCTTACCGATGGAGCCAATGGCTCGGATCTTAAGGCAATTGCGATGGAAGCCGGGATGCTTGCAGTAAGAGAAGAGCGATACAGCGTGGGAATGGATGATTTCCAGAACGCGATCAAAAAGTTAACGATCCAAACAACAAAAACCAATCTCCATTCTGAAGGGATGTTCGCCTAA